From a region of the Agrobacterium tumefaciens genome:
- the mepA gene encoding penicillin-insensitive murein endopeptidase codes for MTAGSLRVFRGALLAISVLSSLQVATASAEDRTAKEVFGHLALPSATVSQPIGSYAKGCQSGAIAMPTDGPGWQAMRLSRNRRWGQPQLISFLEQFSQDAQKIGWPGLLLGDISQPRGGPMLSGHASHQIGLDVDVWWRPMPDHRMSAQERETVPFISMLDKSKFLTVDDRKWSPLNARLVMMAASYPQVERVFVNPAIKQKLCQTWTGDRTFLGKIRPIYGHDEHFHIRLECPPGAANCKPQAPVGKGDGCDKSLAWWFTKEPWAPPKKDPNAKPVKPRQVMVSDLPAACAAVASAPARNADAMSAQAYAPAQASSQPSVESVIQAAPPVSPPADIPLPLQRPTLN; via the coding sequence ATGACGGCGGGATCATTGCGGGTTTTTAGAGGGGCTTTGTTGGCCATTTCGGTGCTTTCCAGCCTTCAGGTGGCAACGGCATCCGCAGAGGACCGTACTGCCAAAGAAGTTTTTGGCCACCTCGCCCTTCCGTCTGCCACCGTTTCGCAACCCATCGGGTCTTATGCAAAAGGCTGCCAGTCCGGCGCGATCGCAATGCCAACGGACGGCCCTGGCTGGCAGGCCATGCGGCTTTCCCGCAATCGCCGCTGGGGGCAGCCGCAACTGATCTCCTTCCTCGAGCAGTTTTCGCAGGACGCACAAAAGATCGGCTGGCCGGGCCTCCTGCTTGGCGACATCTCCCAGCCACGTGGCGGGCCTATGCTTTCCGGACACGCATCCCATCAGATTGGCCTCGATGTCGATGTGTGGTGGAGGCCAATGCCCGACCATCGCATGAGCGCGCAGGAGCGCGAAACAGTGCCGTTCATTTCCATGCTCGACAAAAGCAAATTCCTGACGGTCGATGACCGGAAATGGTCGCCGCTCAATGCTCGTCTGGTGATGATGGCAGCCAGCTATCCGCAAGTTGAGCGGGTGTTCGTCAACCCGGCCATCAAGCAGAAACTTTGTCAGACATGGACCGGCGATCGCACGTTCCTCGGCAAAATCCGCCCGATCTACGGCCACGACGAACATTTCCATATCCGGCTTGAATGCCCGCCAGGCGCCGCAAACTGCAAACCGCAGGCGCCCGTCGGCAAGGGAGATGGCTGCGACAAGTCGCTCGCATGGTGGTTCACCAAGGAGCCCTGGGCACCGCCGAAAAAGGACCCCAATGCCAAGCCGGTAAAACCGCGCCAGGTTATGGTGTCAGATCTGCCGGCCGCATGTGCAGCCGTTGCTTCAGCGCCCGCCCGCAACGCAGACGCCATGTCTGCCCAGGCCTATGCACCAGCACAGGCCTCCAGTCAGCCAAGTGTGGAATCTGTCATTCAGGCGGCGCCGCCCGTTTCACCTCCTGCGGATATTCCTCTTCCGCTCCAGCGTCCGACATTGAACTGA
- a CDS encoding carbon-phosphorus lyase complex subunit PhnI — MYVAVKGGEAAIANAHRLLADKRRGDRNLPAMTVDQIVSQLALAVDRVMAEASLYDPELAGLAVKQARGDMIEAIFLLRAYRTTLPRFGYSVPIDTADMAVQRRVSATYKDLPGGQLLGPTFDYTHRLLDPSLLEDETVEPANVREGNAEHVMRVSDILAGEGLIETDGDMPEDHIPGDLTREPMEFPMPRDLRLQSLARGDEGFLLALAYSTQRGYGRNHPFVGEIRIGSVEIELEVPELGFAVSIGDIQVTECQMVNQFKGSAKAPPQFTRGYGLVFGQSERKAMAMSLVDRALRASEFGEDVVAPAQDEEFVISHADNVQATGFVEHLKLPHYVDFQAELVLVRKMRADFDAMNASEAEWMSDAAE; from the coding sequence ATGTATGTTGCCGTCAAAGGCGGGGAAGCCGCCATTGCAAATGCCCACAGACTGCTCGCCGACAAACGGCGCGGTGACCGCAACCTGCCTGCCATGACAGTCGATCAGATTGTCTCGCAGCTTGCGCTCGCCGTCGACCGCGTCATGGCTGAGGCCTCGCTTTACGATCCCGAACTCGCCGGCCTTGCCGTCAAGCAGGCACGTGGCGACATGATCGAAGCGATTTTCCTGTTACGCGCCTATCGCACGACGTTACCGCGTTTCGGCTATTCCGTTCCGATCGACACTGCCGATATGGCGGTTCAACGGCGGGTTTCGGCAACTTACAAGGATCTGCCCGGCGGCCAATTGCTGGGACCGACATTCGACTATACCCATCGCCTGCTCGATCCATCCCTGCTGGAAGACGAGACGGTGGAACCCGCCAATGTGCGAGAAGGCAACGCGGAGCATGTGATGCGCGTTTCCGATATTCTTGCAGGCGAGGGATTGATCGAAACCGATGGCGATATGCCCGAAGACCATATCCCGGGCGACCTGACACGCGAGCCGATGGAATTTCCAATGCCGCGTGACCTGAGACTACAATCCCTGGCACGGGGCGATGAAGGCTTTCTGCTCGCTCTCGCCTATTCGACCCAGCGCGGTTACGGGCGCAACCATCCCTTTGTCGGAGAAATCCGCATTGGCTCCGTCGAAATTGAGCTTGAAGTTCCAGAGCTCGGATTTGCCGTTTCCATCGGCGACATTCAGGTGACTGAATGCCAGATGGTCAACCAGTTCAAAGGCTCGGCCAAGGCACCACCCCAGTTCACACGCGGTTACGGCCTGGTTTTCGGGCAAAGCGAACGCAAGGCAATGGCGATGTCACTTGTGGACCGCGCCCTGAGAGCAAGCGAATTCGGGGAGGACGTTGTCGCGCCCGCGCAAGACGAAGAGTTCGTGATTTCCCATGCCGACAACGTCCAAGCGACGGGCTTCGTGGAACACCTGAAACTGCCACACTACGTGGATTTCCAGGCTGAACTTGTTCTCGTCAGGAAAATGCGCGCCGATTTCGACGCAATGAACGCCTCAGAGGCAGAATGGATGAGCGATGCAGCCGAATAA
- a CDS encoding 4-hydroxy-tetrahydrodipicolinate reductase — MSGNDMKLVVVGAAGRMGQALIRLIHETPGVQLHAAVSREGSAFVGRDAGEVAGLGPIGVAITSDPLEAFLHAEGVIDFTSPATSVTYAGLAAQARIVHVIGTTGCSLDDEEKFKAASRHARIVKSGNMSLGVNLLSVLTAQAARALDARNWDIEILEMHHKHKVDAPSGTALLLGEAAASGRKINLATSSVRVRDGHTGAREAGTIGFATLRGGSVIGEHSVIFAGEGERVELSHYAGDRGIFARGAIAAAVWGRDKKPGLYSMLDVLGLALPE; from the coding sequence ATGAGTGGCAACGATATGAAACTGGTGGTGGTTGGCGCAGCCGGCCGCATGGGACAGGCCCTTATCCGCCTCATTCATGAGACGCCAGGTGTACAGCTACATGCTGCGGTCAGCCGTGAGGGATCTGCCTTTGTCGGTCGCGATGCCGGCGAAGTCGCTGGCCTCGGGCCGATCGGTGTAGCAATCACCAGCGATCCACTCGAAGCATTTCTGCATGCGGAAGGCGTAATTGACTTCACCTCCCCGGCAACCAGCGTGACCTATGCAGGCCTCGCCGCGCAAGCACGCATCGTCCACGTTATCGGCACCACTGGCTGCTCCCTGGACGACGAGGAGAAGTTCAAGGCGGCATCGCGCCATGCGCGGATCGTCAAATCCGGCAACATGAGCCTTGGCGTCAATCTGCTCAGCGTTCTGACGGCACAGGCGGCACGCGCACTGGACGCGCGGAACTGGGATATCGAAATCCTGGAAATGCATCACAAGCACAAGGTCGATGCTCCTTCCGGCACCGCTTTGCTGCTGGGCGAAGCGGCAGCGTCAGGGCGCAAGATCAATCTGGCAACATCATCCGTACGTGTACGTGACGGACATACGGGCGCACGTGAGGCCGGAACCATCGGTTTTGCGACGTTGCGCGGTGGCTCGGTGATCGGTGAACATTCGGTGATCTTCGCCGGCGAAGGTGAACGCGTCGAGCTCTCCCACTACGCAGGCGACAGAGGCATTTTTGCGCGCGGTGCGATTGCCGCTGCTGTCTGGGGTCGCGACAAGAAGCCGGGGCTTTACTCGATGCTGGACGTCCTTGGTTTGGCATTACCGGAATAG
- a CDS encoding microcin C ABC transporter permease YejB: protein MGAYILRRLALMIPTMIGIMGISFLVIQFAPGGPVEQVVAQLTGQGDSASDRLSGGGDLIGQSGGFDESGSKYRGAQGLDPDLIAKLEKQFGFDKPPLTRFFDMMWNYIRFDFGDSFFRNSSVIDLIIDKLPVSMSLGFWILIISYMISIPLGIKKAVSDGSTFDVWTSGVIIIGYAVPSFLFGILLIVLFAGGSFFDWFPLRGLVSDNFDQLNWWQKIIDYFWHLTLPLIALSLSAFATTTLLTKNSFIDEIKKQYVVTARAKGLSERKVLYGHVFRNAMLIVIAGFPGAFISAFFTGSLLIENIFSLDGLGRLGYLSVVNRDYPIVFGTLYIFSLMGLVVGLISDLIYTWIDPRIDFERRDV from the coding sequence ATGGGAGCATATATTCTCAGACGTCTGGCTCTCATGATCCCGACCATGATCGGCATTATGGGCATTTCGTTTCTTGTCATCCAATTCGCGCCGGGCGGCCCGGTCGAACAGGTTGTCGCGCAATTGACGGGACAGGGCGACAGTGCGTCCGATCGTCTTTCCGGCGGCGGCGATCTTATCGGCCAGTCAGGCGGTTTCGACGAAAGCGGTTCGAAATATCGTGGTGCACAGGGCCTTGATCCGGACTTGATCGCCAAACTGGAAAAGCAGTTCGGTTTCGACAAACCGCCGCTCACCCGTTTCTTCGACATGATGTGGAACTACATCCGCTTCGATTTTGGCGACAGCTTCTTCCGCAACTCTTCGGTGATCGATCTCATCATCGACAAGCTGCCAGTCTCCATGTCGCTCGGCTTCTGGATTCTGATCATCTCCTACATGATTTCGATCCCGCTCGGCATCAAGAAGGCCGTTTCTGATGGATCGACTTTTGACGTCTGGACCTCCGGTGTCATCATCATCGGTTATGCCGTGCCGAGCTTCCTGTTTGGTATTCTCCTGATCGTTCTTTTTGCCGGCGGATCATTCTTCGACTGGTTCCCGCTACGTGGCCTGGTGTCGGATAACTTTGACCAATTGAACTGGTGGCAGAAGATCATCGACTACTTCTGGCATCTGACCTTGCCGTTGATCGCGCTGTCGCTTTCGGCTTTCGCAACGACGACGCTTTTGACGAAGAACTCCTTCATCGACGAGATCAAGAAGCAATATGTGGTGACAGCCCGCGCCAAGGGGCTCTCTGAGCGCAAGGTGCTTTACGGTCACGTGTTCCGCAACGCCATGCTGATCGTCATCGCCGGTTTTCCAGGCGCGTTTATTTCCGCGTTTTTTACGGGTTCGCTGCTCATCGAGAACATCTTCTCGCTGGATGGTCTTGGTCGTCTCGGCTACCTTTCGGTCGTCAACCGCGACTATCCGATTGTTTTCGGCACGCTCTACATTTTTTCCCTGATGGGACTTGTGGTCGGTCTCATCTCCGACCTCATCTATACCTGGATCGATCCGCGCATCGACTTTGAGCGGAGGGACGTGTGA
- a CDS encoding ABC transporter substrate-binding protein, producing MVLAQLKSRFVIALTASALLMPAFASAQDEQGWRKGISTVGDLKHPGDFSHFDYVNPNAPKGGTLQLSAEGSFDTLNPLLARGEVGEGLGLVYETLMTSALDEISSMYGLLAESLKYPDDFSSVTFRLRAEATWSDGKPVTPEDVVFSFEQAKKSNPQMEFYYRHVVSAEKTAEREVTFKFDEPNNRELPQIVGQLLIVPKHWWAANGTDGKPRDITKTTLEVPMGSGPYRVAAVTPGSTIRYERRDDYWGKDVNVNVGQNNFGSIVYSYFADRDVMFEAFRSGNTDYWWENSARRWATAYNFPAVNDGRIKREELENEMRKVGVMVGFIFNTRRDKFADPRVREALNYAFDFEELKRTIFYGSYDRVDSYFFRTELASSGLPQGRELEILNEVKDLVPPRVFTEPYSNPVNGDPAKLRDNLRKAVAMLKEAGYELKGNRMVNTKTGQPLSFEIMLGGPTIEPVALSFSQNLKKIGIDATVRSVEQSQFTNRWRSRDFDVMYNAWGESMNPGNEQAEYWGSDAAKREGSQNYSGISDPGIDALIKKVIFSKDRDDLVAAVHALDRVLLAHHIVVPSYSSKSSRIAYWGRLAHPENLPEYSLGMPTVWWSAEAGK from the coding sequence ATGGTATTGGCACAACTGAAATCCCGCTTTGTTATCGCGCTGACCGCATCTGCATTGTTAATGCCGGCTTTCGCCTCCGCACAGGACGAGCAGGGCTGGCGAAAGGGGATTTCGACCGTTGGTGACCTGAAACATCCCGGTGATTTTTCGCACTTCGATTACGTCAATCCAAATGCTCCAAAGGGTGGAACGCTGCAGCTTTCGGCAGAAGGCAGCTTCGATACGCTCAATCCGCTTCTGGCGCGCGGTGAGGTGGGCGAGGGGTTGGGCCTTGTCTACGAGACGTTGATGACGTCGGCATTGGACGAAATTTCCTCCATGTACGGCCTGCTCGCCGAGTCTTTGAAATATCCTGACGATTTCAGTTCGGTGACATTTCGCCTGCGCGCCGAAGCGACATGGTCCGACGGCAAGCCCGTGACCCCTGAGGATGTCGTTTTCAGTTTCGAACAGGCGAAAAAATCCAATCCGCAAATGGAATTTTATTATCGCCACGTCGTCAGCGCCGAGAAAACGGCGGAGCGCGAGGTCACCTTCAAGTTTGATGAGCCGAACAACCGCGAACTGCCGCAGATCGTCGGTCAGCTTCTGATCGTTCCCAAACATTGGTGGGCGGCCAATGGCACGGACGGAAAACCTCGCGACATCACCAAGACGACACTTGAAGTGCCGATGGGGTCTGGACCGTATCGCGTGGCCGCAGTGACACCCGGCTCCACGATCCGTTACGAGCGTCGCGACGATTATTGGGGCAAGGACGTCAACGTGAACGTCGGCCAGAACAATTTCGGCTCGATCGTCTACAGCTATTTTGCCGACCGCGACGTGATGTTCGAGGCCTTTCGCTCCGGCAATACCGATTACTGGTGGGAGAACTCAGCCCGGCGATGGGCAACGGCCTATAACTTTCCTGCGGTCAACGACGGTCGCATCAAGCGCGAAGAGCTTGAAAACGAGATGCGAAAGGTCGGCGTTATGGTCGGCTTTATTTTCAACACCCGCCGCGACAAGTTTGCCGACCCGCGTGTTCGCGAGGCGCTCAACTATGCCTTCGATTTCGAGGAGCTGAAGCGCACGATCTTTTATGGCTCTTATGACCGTGTCGACAGCTACTTCTTCCGCACGGAGCTTGCATCCTCCGGCCTGCCGCAAGGGCGTGAACTGGAAATACTGAATGAGGTCAAAGACCTCGTTCCGCCGCGTGTTTTCACGGAGCCCTATAGCAATCCGGTCAATGGCGATCCGGCAAAACTGCGCGACAACCTTCGAAAAGCCGTCGCCATGCTGAAGGAGGCGGGTTACGAGCTGAAGGGCAACAGGATGGTCAACACCAAGACCGGCCAGCCCTTGAGCTTCGAAATCATGCTGGGAGGGCCGACGATCGAGCCGGTGGCGCTGTCGTTTTCGCAAAATCTCAAGAAGATCGGCATCGATGCGACGGTTCGAAGCGTCGAGCAGTCGCAGTTCACCAATCGGTGGCGCTCGCGTGATTTTGACGTGATGTACAATGCCTGGGGAGAATCGATGAACCCCGGCAATGAGCAGGCGGAATATTGGGGTTCGGACGCTGCCAAACGCGAAGGTTCGCAAAATTACAGCGGCATCAGCGATCCGGGCATCGATGCCCTCATCAAGAAAGTCATCTTTTCCAAGGACCGTGACGATCTGGTCGCCGCCGTCCACGCATTGGATCGTGTTCTGTTGGCGCATCACATCGTTGTGCCGAGTTACAGCTCCAAATCCTCGCGCATCGCGTATTGGGGACGATTGGCGCATCCTGAAAACCTGCCCGAATATTCACTGGGCATGCCGACCGTCTGGTGGTCGGCCGAAGCTGGAAAATGA
- the phnF gene encoding phosphonate metabolism transcriptional regulator PhnF — translation MKRKNGVALWRQIADRIRQEISAGTHDATGMLPPEMSLSEKFGVNRHTVRSAIAALASEGIVEPLQGRGTMIIRKGRLSFPISKRTRFTAGISDQVKDMEALLLSHSTEQANEDLASRLKLSVGDFLIRMEILRKADHRPVSRSTTWFPASRFSGIEEAYRASGSITSAFAKLGLSDYIRATTVISATHADTGDLSDLELSPGAIVLVTQALNTDMDGTPVQYASSRFSADSVEFTIDN, via the coding sequence ATGAAAAGAAAGAATGGCGTGGCGCTATGGCGTCAGATCGCTGACAGGATACGGCAGGAGATTTCAGCTGGTACTCATGACGCGACAGGCATGTTGCCACCTGAAATGTCGCTCTCAGAGAAATTCGGTGTCAATCGCCACACCGTCCGCAGCGCTATCGCGGCTCTTGCCAGTGAAGGCATCGTCGAACCGCTGCAAGGACGCGGAACGATGATTATCCGCAAAGGCCGGCTGAGCTTTCCGATTTCAAAACGCACGCGCTTTACCGCCGGAATCAGCGATCAGGTCAAGGACATGGAGGCGCTGCTTTTGTCACACTCGACAGAGCAGGCAAACGAGGACCTTGCATCCCGCCTGAAGCTGAGTGTCGGAGACTTTCTCATCCGTATGGAAATTTTGAGAAAGGCGGATCATCGGCCGGTTTCGAGATCAACAACGTGGTTTCCGGCCAGCCGGTTTTCAGGAATTGAAGAGGCTTATCGCGCCAGTGGTTCGATCACCAGTGCCTTTGCGAAACTTGGATTGTCTGACTACATCCGGGCAACAACGGTTATATCCGCAACCCACGCCGACACCGGTGACTTGTCTGATCTCGAGTTGTCGCCGGGCGCGATCGTTCTTGTAACGCAAGCGTTGAACACGGATATGGATGGTACGCCAGTGCAATACGCTAGCAGCCGTTTTTCGGCTGACAGCGTTGAGTTCACCATCGACAACTGA
- the phnH gene encoding phosphonate C-P lyase system protein PhnH, with translation MAIKAEALTGGFTNVVLDSQKIFKKLMDGMSRPGTVQTIDPLANPPAPLAPSTGAVLLALCDHDTPIWLSNAIRKTVVPSWIGFHTGAPTTEEKQDARFAIVEAGSSLPALGAFAQGSQEYPDRSTTIIIELRDIDNGPELALSGPGIRDKNLIRPSGLPEMFITLWAENNGIFPRGVDIILTSADHFICLPRTTRIEPVEM, from the coding sequence ATGGCTATAAAGGCCGAGGCACTCACGGGCGGCTTCACCAATGTCGTTCTCGATTCGCAAAAAATCTTCAAAAAATTGATGGACGGCATGTCGCGACCGGGCACGGTTCAGACGATCGATCCTCTGGCCAACCCACCGGCACCGCTTGCGCCTTCAACGGGTGCCGTGCTGCTGGCCCTTTGCGATCACGACACTCCCATCTGGCTCAGCAACGCGATCCGAAAGACCGTCGTGCCAAGCTGGATTGGTTTCCATACCGGCGCGCCGACGACGGAAGAAAAACAGGACGCGCGTTTTGCAATCGTGGAAGCTGGCAGCAGCCTGCCTGCTCTAGGAGCTTTTGCTCAGGGAAGTCAGGAATATCCTGACCGCTCAACGACCATCATCATCGAATTGCGGGATATCGATAACGGCCCAGAACTGGCGCTGTCCGGCCCAGGCATCCGTGACAAAAACCTGATCCGTCCCTCCGGCCTGCCAGAGATGTTCATCACGCTTTGGGCCGAGAACAACGGCATTTTCCCGCGTGGTGTCGATATCATCCTGACGTCAGCCGATCACTTCATCTGCCTGCCTCGCACAACGCGCATCGAACCCGTGGAGATGTAA
- a CDS encoding ABC transporter permease codes for MTIAAPTTADVVVPPKRPWFSPTSKRRWQNFKANRRGYWSFWLFLILFFLSLSAEFIANDKPVLASYKGELLMPVLVDYPEEKFGGFLAQTDYKSSFIQDEINANGWMIWPPIRYSYQTVNSNIPHSAPTPPFWLMDRQQRCSAYPQGDADPNCTVGNLNWLGTDNQARDVTARMIYGFRISVLFGLALTIASAIVGVTAGAVQGYFGGWTDLLMQRFIEIWSSMPVLYILLIIAAILPPGFFVLLGIMLLFSWVGFVGIVRAEFLRARNFEYVRAARALGVGNWTIMFRHLLPNAMVATLTFLPFILSGSITTLTSLDFLGFGMPPGSPSLGEMIAQGKNNLQAPWLGLTAFFTMSIMLSLLIFVGEAVRDAFDPRKTFR; via the coding sequence ATGACAATCGCAGCCCCTACCACGGCAGATGTTGTCGTGCCACCGAAGCGCCCGTGGTTTTCGCCGACCAGCAAACGACGTTGGCAGAATTTCAAGGCCAACCGCCGTGGCTACTGGTCATTCTGGCTGTTCCTCATTCTGTTTTTCCTCAGTTTGTCTGCGGAATTTATCGCAAACGACAAGCCGGTCCTCGCCTCCTACAAGGGCGAGCTTCTGATGCCTGTGCTCGTTGATTATCCAGAGGAAAAATTCGGCGGCTTCCTGGCGCAGACCGACTACAAGTCGTCCTTTATTCAGGATGAAATCAACGCCAATGGCTGGATGATCTGGCCGCCGATCCGTTATTCCTACCAGACGGTCAATTCGAATATTCCGCATTCGGCTCCGACGCCGCCCTTCTGGTTGATGGACAGACAGCAGCGTTGCTCGGCTTATCCGCAAGGGGACGCCGACCCCAACTGCACGGTCGGAAATCTCAACTGGCTCGGCACTGACAACCAGGCTCGCGACGTCACGGCGCGGATGATCTACGGTTTCCGTATTTCGGTGCTGTTCGGTCTGGCTTTGACCATTGCCTCGGCGATCGTCGGCGTGACGGCAGGCGCTGTGCAGGGCTATTTCGGCGGCTGGACCGACCTGTTGATGCAGCGCTTCATCGAAATCTGGTCGTCCATGCCGGTTCTCTACATCCTGCTGATAATCGCGGCGATTTTGCCACCCGGTTTCTTCGTTCTCCTTGGCATCATGCTGCTATTCTCATGGGTTGGGTTCGTCGGCATTGTGCGTGCCGAGTTTCTGCGCGCCCGCAATTTCGAATATGTTCGTGCCGCCCGTGCGCTCGGTGTCGGCAACTGGACAATCATGTTCCGGCACCTGCTGCCCAACGCCATGGTCGCGACGCTGACCTTCCTGCCCTTCATTCTGTCCGGTTCGATCACAACGCTGACCTCGCTCGATTTCCTTGGTTTCGGCATGCCGCCCGGCTCGCCGTCTCTGGGTGAGATGATCGCGCAGGGCAAGAATAACCTTCAGGCGCCCTGGCTCGGTCTGACCGCTTTCTTCACCATGTCGATCATGCTGTCGCTGCTGATCTTCGTTGGCGAGGCCGTGCGCGACGCCTTCGATCCGCGCAAGACGTTCCGGTGA
- the phnG gene encoding phosphonate C-P lyase system protein PhnG, which produces MNQQDTNPPHAKRKRVAALLSRATLQELQSAWTRQQTDPQAQSVRGPETGLVMVKGRIGGGGAPFNLGETTVTRATVKLASGSIGHAHLLGTSRKRAWYAAIFDALWQEAPNRRFVEDEILTPVEKRLTDEKDKQIKETTATRVDFFTMVRGED; this is translated from the coding sequence ATGAACCAGCAGGATACAAACCCTCCTCATGCAAAACGCAAGCGCGTGGCAGCACTGCTTTCCCGCGCCACACTGCAAGAACTCCAGAGCGCGTGGACCAGACAGCAGACAGACCCGCAAGCCCAGAGCGTACGCGGTCCCGAAACCGGGCTCGTTATGGTCAAGGGCCGCATCGGCGGTGGCGGGGCGCCATTCAACCTTGGTGAGACCACCGTGACACGCGCCACGGTGAAACTTGCATCAGGCTCCATCGGCCACGCCCATCTTTTGGGAACGAGCCGCAAGAGAGCCTGGTATGCGGCAATCTTCGACGCTCTTTGGCAGGAAGCCCCAAACCGCCGCTTCGTGGAGGATGAGATTCTGACGCCCGTTGAAAAAAGACTGACGGACGAAAAAGACAAGCAGATCAAGGAAACGACTGCCACACGGGTCGACTTCTTTACCATGGTTCGAGGAGAAGACTGA
- a CDS encoding glucokinase: MPKTSDTEYLSFPILIGDIGGTNARFSILIDSFAEPVHFTTVKTAEFPTIDDAIQQAVLDKTSIQPVSTILAIAGPIEGDEIPLTNCHWVVKPKDMLANLGLKDVIVINDFEAQALAIAALDDDNREPIGPQGKDALASRVVLGPGTGLGVAGLVYARHMWFPVPGEGGHIDIGPRTERDYAVFPHIETIEGRVAGEQILCGRGLVNLYRAVCAADGIEPIFSDPADITSEGLANSNAQAQETLSLFSTYLGRVAGDIALIFMAKGGVYLAGGISQKIIPALKSPEFRAAFEDKAPHKALMRSIPTYVVTHPQAALSGLANYARTPSDFGLSLDGRRWKA; the protein is encoded by the coding sequence ATGCCCAAGACGTCCGATACCGAATATCTTTCTTTTCCTATCCTTATTGGCGACATCGGCGGCACCAATGCCCGCTTTTCGATCCTGATCGATTCCTTTGCCGAACCCGTGCATTTCACGACGGTCAAAACAGCCGAGTTTCCGACCATCGACGACGCCATACAGCAGGCGGTTCTCGACAAGACGTCCATCCAGCCGGTTTCGACCATTCTCGCTATCGCGGGCCCGATCGAAGGCGATGAAATTCCGCTGACCAATTGCCACTGGGTCGTCAAACCCAAGGATATGCTGGCCAATCTCGGCCTGAAGGATGTGATCGTCATCAACGATTTCGAAGCGCAGGCGCTGGCGATTGCCGCTCTCGATGACGACAACCGCGAGCCGATCGGCCCTCAGGGCAAGGACGCACTGGCGTCCCGCGTCGTGCTGGGACCTGGTACCGGTCTTGGCGTCGCAGGCCTCGTTTACGCGCGGCACATGTGGTTTCCTGTTCCGGGCGAAGGCGGTCATATCGACATCGGCCCGAGAACGGAGCGCGATTACGCCGTTTTTCCGCATATCGAAACCATCGAAGGACGCGTCGCGGGAGAGCAGATCCTGTGTGGACGAGGACTGGTCAACCTGTACCGCGCCGTTTGCGCTGCTGACGGCATCGAACCGATATTTTCCGACCCTGCCGATATCACCTCCGAGGGTCTTGCGAATAGCAATGCCCAGGCGCAGGAAACACTGTCATTGTTCAGCACCTATCTCGGACGTGTCGCAGGTGACATCGCGCTGATATTCATGGCGAAGGGCGGAGTTTATCTGGCCGGCGGCATCTCACAAAAGATCATTCCAGCGCTCAAGAGCCCGGAATTCAGAGCCGCATTCGAAGACAAGGCGCCGCACAAGGCCCTGATGCGCAGCATTCCGACCTATGTCGTGACGCATCCGCAGGCAGCCCTTTCCGGACTTGCAAACTACGCCAGAACACCATCGGATTTCGGCCTCTCGCTTGATGGGCGCCGCTGGAAAGCCTGA
- a CDS encoding methylglyoxal synthase, which translates to MAEERCIALIAHDEKKDDMADFARRHQKALSKFRIVATGTTGGRVQEACPDLNVIRLKSGPLGGDQQIGAMIATGEVDMLIFFTDPLTPMPHDVDVKALTRLATVYDIPMALNRATAEKLIDFNLAD; encoded by the coding sequence ATGGCTGAAGAACGCTGTATCGCGCTCATCGCCCACGACGAGAAGAAGGATGATATGGCGGATTTCGCCCGCCGGCATCAGAAAGCGCTCTCCAAGTTCAGGATCGTAGCAACGGGCACGACAGGCGGCCGGGTTCAGGAAGCGTGTCCGGATCTGAACGTTATCCGTCTGAAAAGCGGACCGCTCGGCGGTGATCAGCAGATCGGCGCGATGATCGCGACGGGAGAGGTGGATATGCTGATCTTTTTCACCGATCCATTGACCCCTATGCCGCACGATGTGGATGTGAAAGCACTGACCCGCCTCGCTACGGTCTACGACATTCCCATGGCGCTTAATCGTGCCACAGCGGAAAAGCTGATCGACTTCAACCTCGCCGACTGA